The genomic region TCCCTCCGCATTTTGCATTAAATTCTATTGGGTTACTCCACTCTCCTTGAGATAATTTTACTTCTCTACCATCTGGTAAGGTTATATAAAATGTACTATTATCAATTTTTACATTCCATTCATTACCTAATATCTTATTTTCTCCTTCTTTAAGTACATAGCCTTTAGTACATTTTTTAATTTTAGATTTGTAAGGATCAAATAATATTACATTATCAAGTTTCCACTTATCTGGTAAAGCTTGAGGAGCAGATGTTACAAGGACTTTGTAACCTTTTTTCCCTAAAATACTCCATATAGGTTCTGCAGTTAATGAAGAACTGTTATAGGCAGTTAATGGATATGAAAGTTTTCTTCCTTTGACAAAAATTTTTGGTGAAACAATTCCATGATTTTTTGGCTGCAATCCTGTAAAGAGTGAAGCTAAAGCTATTGGAGTTATTGCAGGATATACACTTTCTAATCTGCCATAAACTCCTTCCTGTGAAAATTTGTATAAAGTATTAAGGTGATAAAGAAAATTATCAACTAAATGAAAGGCCATTCCATCTATTACTGTTAGTATTACCTTCAATTGCTCACCTTATTCTCTTAATTTCTTTTCAAGCTCTTCCCTTAACTTTAACGTTTGGATCATGTTAATATGTTGCCTATAAATTTTACCCTTAGTATCAAAGCTGAGGGCAAACTCGTATATTCCTTTATCGTCCTTAAATTGTCCAAAAATGTCGTATCTATTTTTATATTGTTGAAGAAATTTGATATCCAGAGAATTGTCAACTATGTTTGGATCCAATTTTTTCAAAATTTTTAGTAATTCATCCCTTACATCATTCATTGAAACTTCACTTCCCTTTTGATTAAGTCAATTACGCCTCCTATATCATATATTTTACTTTGAAAAATTTTTAGGTCTGGTCTTAGAGACAAAATAGTCTTAGTAGTCATAGGGCCTATACTAACTATTTTATAGCAATTCTTAAGAGAACTCGCTACAGCCTTTGCTATTTCAGAGCTAGTCAACACTACCACGTCGATCTTACAATTTTCCAGATAATCTTTACTTTTTTCTAGTTCTTCCTTATTGATAATAGTATCATAATCATAAATTTCGTGATATTCAATATTCTGAAGCGAATTCTTTAGATCATTAGAGGCCTTCTTACTTCTTATGGCAGTTAATGATTTTATTCCTTTACTTTTAATGAACTCCGCTAAGTCTAGACTATCATAATTTGGAGGATAAAGAGAATTAATCCCATGAGCCATCAGCTCTTTTGCAGTACTTTTGCCTATAGAGAAGATTTGTTTTCCTTTTATTTTATCAAAATCATGAAAGCACTTTACCGCATTAGAACTTGTAAAAGCGTAAGCTTCTGTTAAAGGCAAAGAGGGGTAATCAATACAAATAGGACTAAAAATTGGTATATTTATAACTTCCGCAAAATCAACTTTAGGTATACTGCTACCTTCTGGCCTAAGGAATAAGATTCTCATTCTTCATCTCTCCTAAGAGTAACTTTCCTAATTCGTGACCAACATCTTTTGGATTACCTTTTCTTTCAATTGCCACAGTAATCTTCTTTTTACCATTAGAGAAGCTAGCTATGCCTAATAGCCTATCATCAATTTGCTCAAAATAGACTCCAAATGGCGAGTGGCAACCTCCTCCTACAATTTCCATTGTGCTCCTCTCAGCAATTGCCTCATTGAAAGTTTCTTGGTCGTGTAATTCAGATAGTAATTTTCTTATACTTTCGTCATTCTTTTTTCCGACAACGGCTATTATTCCTTGATTAGCCTCTGGAGTAAAATCAATGGGATTAAGCTTGAAATAATTAATATTCAAATTTAATCTGAGTATAGATGCCTCGGCTATTATTATTCCTTCATACTCTCCAGAAGTATATTTCTTAATCCTAGTATCTATATTTCCCCTTAAGTCTTTAACTAAGATGTCTGGCCTCAAAAATGTCATGAAATTCTTTCTCCTAATGCTACTAGTTCCTATAATAGAGCCACTATCTAAATCGAAAACGTCCTTTTTGGAAACTAAAACATCATAAGGAGAGTCTCTTTTTACTGTAGCTAAAATATCTAATTCTTCACTAAGATTGCTAGTTAAATCTTTCATACTATGAACTGCTAGGTCTGCCAGACCTCTTATTACGTATTCGTTAACTTCCTTCTCAAATACGCCTTTTCCTAGCTTATACAAAGGTTCATTAGCAAACAAATCAGCCTTAGTTTTTACTCCAATAAATTCAGTTTCATATCCAAGCTTATTTAAGTAGTCTGAAACTACCTTAACTTGAACTTGGCTAAGTTGACTATTTCTAGCAGCAATTCTAATCAACTTAGCTCACTTGATTTTTTGATAGCAAGAACTGTGTCACTGATTACATTATCGTCATAATGCGCTAATGACGTAAACACTGATTCAAATTGGCTTGGCGGGAAGTAAACCCCGTTTTTCATTAAGTTTACTTGGAATTTCAAATAGACTTCCTTTTTTGCTCTTCTGGCTTCAGTAGCATTACTAACTTTTTCAACTCCGAAGAATATTTGGAACATGTTCTTCACTCTGTTTATAACGTGAGGATATTTTATTCTCTCAAGTTCTTCCGTAACCTTTTCTGCTACATATGTTGTTTTTTCAATAACGTTTTCTCTCTCCATAACTTCTAATGTTGCTAAACCAGCAGTCATGGATATAGGATTCGCATTAAAAGTTCCAGCGTTAAACACTTTGCCACTAGGTGTAAGCATGTCCATAATTTCCCTTTTTCCGCCAAACGCTCCTATAGGAAATCCGCCACCTATTATCTTACCTAAGGTAGTAAGATCAGCAGAAACTCCAAAATATTCTTGTCCTCCACCCATTGAGAGTCTAAATCCAGTTATTACTTCATCAAAAATTAGCAGAGTATTATAAGTTGAGGTGATTTCCCTTAACCCTTTTAAGAAGTCTTTTTCTGGTGGAATTACTCCCATATTTCCCATAACCGGTTCCACGATAACTGCTGCAACATCCTCATTTTTTAACTTCTTTTCAACGCATTGTAAATCATTATATTCACATACAATTACTGTCTTTAACACCTCTTGCGGTATACCTTCAGAATTAGGAACTCCGAATTCACTTGCTGCACTTCCTGCATCAACTAATGCATAATCATGAGCCCCATGATAGTTTCCATTAAACTTCAATATCTTATCTCTCTTAGTATAACCTCTAGCTAGCCTTATTGCATTCATAGTTGCTTCTGTACCGCTGTTTACAAATCTTATTTTTTCTATCGAAGGCATGTGCAAAGAAATCTTTCTAGCAAGTTCTATTTCTACACGTGACGGAATACCGAAAAGCCAACCTTTCTCTATTTGTTCTATAACTTTCTCTTTTACATATTCATTTGCATGACCTAAAATTAAAGGACCATAACCTAATACATAATCAATTAAGGAATTTCCATCTTCAGTATAGATATATGCTCCTTTTCCTTGGCTTACGTAAAACGGATAAGGCTTTACTGCAGCTCTAACTGGACTATTAACTCCTCCTGGAAAATACCTTAAAGCCTCTTTCCATAATTCACTGCTCAAAACGGTAACCCCTCCTTAAGCCACTTTGCAATGTCATTAGCATAATATGTAAGTATTAAATCAGCTCCTGCTCTTCTTATTGCTGTAGTTATTTCTAATACTGCAGTCCTTTCATCTATCCATCCATTTAACGCAGCAGCTTTAATCATTGAATACTCACCACTAACATGGTATGCTGCTAATGGATAGTCAGGGAAATTATCTTTAACTAATCTTATTACGTCTAAATAAGTGTGTGCAGGCTTTACCATTAATATATCTGCGCCTTCTTCTATGTCGAGTTTAGCTTCCTTTAGAGCTTCATATGCGTTTCTAGGATCCATTTGATATGATTTTCTATCGCCAAATGCTGGTTTTGAATATGCGGCATCTCTAAATGGAGAATAGAATGTTGAAGCATATTTTACGCTATATGACATTATTAGCGTATCAGTATAACCATTTTCATCCAGAGCCTTCCTAATAGCTCCTACAACTCCGTCCATCATACTTGACGGAGCTATAATATCTGCACCAGCTTCTGCTTGAGAAAGAGCTATTTTAGCATGTATCTTTAAACTTTCGTCATTATCGACAAAATATTCTCCTTTACTATTGTACTTTACTATTCCGCAATGGCCATGAGAAGTATACTCGTCTGTACACTCATCTGTTATTACAATTAGTTTATCTCCAAAAGTATCTTTAAGTAGTCTAACACTCGTCTGTATTACTCCATTTTTATCGTAAGCTGAGGAAGCAATATCATCTTTATATTTTGGAATTCCAAAGAGTATAACATTCCTTATTCCATTATCATAACTGCTTTCTACGAATTTTATTAATTTATCATTAGGAGGATAGCGAAATACTCCTGGCATGCTCTTTATTTCTTCTTCTTCTAAAATGCCTTCCTTGATAAAAATTGGTAAAATTAGATTTTTTTCAGTTAGATTGGTTTCTGCTATCATATCTCTTATTAACTTGTTTTTCCTCAATCTCCTTGGTCTTACTATCGGAAAGCTTGCCATTATTAAATAATTCCAAGATCAAGTTAATGTAGTTTGTCTCATTATTTCTTACAGCTTCTTTAATTTTAGATAACAATGGATAAAACATTTTCTTTACCATAGACTTAGTCATAGCATTAAGTACGTCTTCTGCGTTATCACCGTTAAGTTCTTTTAATGCTCTCTTTACTTCATTTTGCCTGATTTCCTCTATATTTTTCATTATTTGTGATACAATCATATCATACTTTAAATTCTCATAATCTAGTATAAAGTCCCTTATCCCTTCTTCTATAATATCTTTTGCTTTACTCAATTCGCTTAATCTCTTTTTCCTTATTTCCTCAGATATTTGTTGCAAATTCTTCAAAGTATATACTTCATTACCTTGAAATATTGGTGGTGACGATAAATCTATTATAAACTTGTTGTCAATCCTTATAACTCTAGGGTAAAATATTGCAGAAAATATTACATCAAAACCGTCAAGCTTTGAAAAGTCTAAGCTTGAGTAAGAATAACCATACTTCTCTGCTAATTCTTTAGCTTTTTCAACAGTTCTATTTAGAATAGTAACATTTTTGGCTCCCTCAGAGTTTAGCATTGATATTAGTCTATTTCCTATTTGCCCTGCACCTATTACTGCTACATTTGCAGTCTTTAGGTCGACTCTAGTTTTTGCTAATTCTATAGCTATAGAATATAAACCTACTTTTCCTTTAGAGATGTTTGTCTGTTGTCTAACTCTCCTTCCTACTTTTATCGCTCTCTCAAATAAAATTTCCAATTCTTTTCCTATCATATGTAATTTTTTTGCATTTTCCAAAGAAAGTCTTACTTGACTTAATATTTCATATTCTCCTATTGCCATTGAATCTATTCCTGATGCTACCTCAAATAAGTGCTCTATAGCTTTACTTCCAGTAAGGATTGTAGCATCAATACTTATTTTCTTACCATGTACTTGATCAAGAAAATTTAATAGTTTAGTTGGAGTATCGGAGTCCTCAGAATATAAGTAAATTTCTATTCTATTACAAGTTTGTATTATAGCCATTTGCGAGCCGACAATATTATGAATTAGCGATATCTCGTTCTCTCTTAGATAATGAGAAGATAAATTGTCAAATCCAATTGTCTTATAAGTGTATATAATTGCAAAATATCTATTTTCAATTTCATT from Acidianus ambivalens harbors:
- a CDS encoding glutamyl-tRNA reductase, which translates into the protein MSILNEIENRYFAIIYTYKTIGFDNLSSHYLRENEISLIHNIVGSQMAIIQTCNRIEIYLYSEDSDTPTKLLNFLDQVHGKKISIDATILTGSKAIEHLFEVASGIDSMAIGEYEILSQVRLSLENAKKLHMIGKELEILFERAIKVGRRVRQQTNISKGKVGLYSIAIELAKTRVDLKTANVAVIGAGQIGNRLISMLNSEGAKNVTILNRTVEKAKELAEKYGYSYSSLDFSKLDGFDVIFSAIFYPRVIRIDNKFIIDLSSPPIFQGNEVYTLKNLQQISEEIRKKRLSELSKAKDIIEEGIRDFILDYENLKYDMIVSQIMKNIEEIRQNEVKRALKELNGDNAEDVLNAMTKSMVKKMFYPLLSKIKEAVRNNETNYINLILELFNNGKLSDSKTKEIEEKQVNKRYDSRNQSN
- the hemL gene encoding glutamate-1-semialdehyde 2,1-aminomutase, producing the protein MSSELWKEALRYFPGGVNSPVRAAVKPYPFYVSQGKGAYIYTEDGNSLIDYVLGYGPLILGHANEYVKEKVIEQIEKGWLFGIPSRVEIELARKISLHMPSIEKIRFVNSGTEATMNAIRLARGYTKRDKILKFNGNYHGAHDYALVDAGSAASEFGVPNSEGIPQEVLKTVIVCEYNDLQCVEKKLKNEDVAAVIVEPVMGNMGVIPPEKDFLKGLREITSTYNTLLIFDEVITGFRLSMGGGQEYFGVSADLTTLGKIIGGGFPIGAFGGKREIMDMLTPSGKVFNAGTFNANPISMTAGLATLEVMERENVIEKTTYVAEKVTEELERIKYPHVINRVKNMFQIFFGVEKVSNATEARRAKKEVYLKFQVNLMKNGVYFPPSQFESVFTSLAHYDDNVISDTVLAIKKSSELS
- the hemB gene encoding porphobilinogen synthase, which encodes MASFPIVRPRRLRKNKLIRDMIAETNLTEKNLILPIFIKEGILEEEEIKSMPGVFRYPPNDKLIKFVESSYDNGIRNVILFGIPKYKDDIASSAYDKNGVIQTSVRLLKDTFGDKLIVITDECTDEYTSHGHCGIVKYNSKGEYFVDNDESLKIHAKIALSQAEAGADIIAPSSMMDGVVGAIRKALDENGYTDTLIMSYSVKYASTFYSPFRDAAYSKPAFGDRKSYQMDPRNAYEALKEAKLDIEEGADILMVKPAHTYLDVIRLVKDNFPDYPLAAYHVSGEYSMIKAAALNGWIDERTAVLEITTAIRRAGADLILTYYANDIAKWLKEGLPF
- the hemC gene encoding hydroxymethylbilane synthase; protein product: MIRIAARNSQLSQVQVKVVSDYLNKLGYETEFIGVKTKADLFANEPLYKLGKGVFEKEVNEYVIRGLADLAVHSMKDLTSNLSEELDILATVKRDSPYDVLVSKKDVFDLDSGSIIGTSSIRRKNFMTFLRPDILVKDLRGNIDTRIKKYTSGEYEGIIIAEASILRLNLNINYFKLNPIDFTPEANQGIIAVVGKKNDESIRKLLSELHDQETFNEAIAERSTMEIVGGGCHSPFGVYFEQIDDRLLGIASFSNGKKKITVAIERKGNPKDVGHELGKLLLGEMKNENLIP
- a CDS encoding uroporphyrinogen-III synthase yields the protein MRILFLRPEGSSIPKVDFAEVINIPIFSPICIDYPSLPLTEAYAFTSSNAVKCFHDFDKIKGKQIFSIGKSTAKELMAHGINSLYPPNYDSLDLAEFIKSKGIKSLTAIRSKKASNDLKNSLQNIEYHEIYDYDTIINKEELEKSKDYLENCKIDVVVLTSSEIAKAVASSLKNCYKIVSIGPMTTKTILSLRPDLKIFQSKIYDIGGVIDLIKREVKFQ